One Roseburia rectibacter DNA window includes the following coding sequences:
- a CDS encoding exonuclease/endonuclease/phosphatase family protein, producing the protein MLVSMKFNVELIRDSKYYFICSINNALTDFLIAGLHFPSKRYAENRDREIVAEQFMDALCEAQSEAGHKKVIIAGDFNADPFEEVMLKANYFHALPYADIVENKRQRKVFGKNYQMFYNPMWNFFGDLKTPHSTCCYDSGGAVNFYKHIFDQVIVSADMVKYFDKDNLKIVTETSRGALADSKGIPNRKEYSDHLPIVFGIKEDA; encoded by the coding sequence ATGCTTGTAAGTATGAAGTTTAATGTAGAGTTGATCAGGGATTCAAAATATTATTTTATATGTTCCATAAACAATGCATTAACAGACTTTTTAATTGCGGGGTTACATTTTCCAAGTAAGCGATATGCTGAAAACAGAGACAGGGAAATTGTGGCAGAACAGTTTATGGATGCATTGTGTGAGGCACAAAGTGAAGCGGGACATAAAAAGGTTATCATAGCAGGGGATTTTAATGCTGATCCGTTTGAAGAGGTAATGTTAAAAGCGAATTATTTTCATGCTTTGCCATATGCTGATATTGTTGAAAATAAGCGGCAGAGAAAAGTTTTTGGAAAAAATTATCAGATGTTTTATAACCCGATGTGGAATTTTTTTGGTGATTTAAAGACGCCACACAGTACATGCTGTTATGATTCGGGAGGTGCAGTCAATTTTTATAAACATATTTTTGATCAGGTTATTGTCAGTGCTGATATGGTAAAATATTTTGATAAAGACAATCTAAAGATTGTGACAGAAACCAGCAGGGGCGCTTTAGCAGATAGTAAAGGGATACCGAACAGGAAAGAATATAGTGATCATCTGCCGATCGTATTTGGCATTAAGGAGGATGCATAA
- a CDS encoding GTP pyrophosphokinase — protein sequence MIQKQAIINDNMRQKQTVVQEDNVEQEQYSASVKVEDTEEDRMMDAAQENSLMLVRGMVDDDMEHIADMKEQFSQTIDPILRMYNAAMCATTARLEIIEDEFKYRKLRCPIHHIDTRLKSAKSILGKLQKKDLDLTLSAACNNIYDIAGVRVVCSYIKDVYLIRDRLMAQDDIHIMEVKDYIEQPKGNGYRSLHIIIRVPVYFMNKKQMVPVELQIRTLAMDLWASLEHDIKYKSLYQDVTMDFSDELKECSRLIYEAEEKMEVMNAALEE from the coding sequence ATGATACAGAAACAGGCAATTATAAATGATAATATGAGGCAAAAACAGACAGTTGTACAGGAGGATAACGTGGAGCAGGAACAGTATTCGGCTTCTGTGAAGGTGGAAGACACAGAGGAAGACAGGATGATGGATGCAGCGCAGGAAAACAGCCTGATGCTGGTGCGTGGTATGGTGGATGATGATATGGAGCATATTGCAGACATGAAAGAGCAGTTTTCCCAGACGATTGATCCGATCCTGCGCATGTACAACGCAGCGATGTGTGCGACGACCGCACGCCTTGAGATCATAGAGGACGAGTTTAAATACCGCAAACTGCGCTGCCCGATCCATCATATTGATACCAGGTTAAAATCAGCGAAAAGCATTTTGGGAAAACTCCAGAAGAAAGATCTTGATCTGACGCTTAGTGCAGCCTGCAATAATATTTATGATATCGCCGGAGTGCGTGTGGTCTGTTCCTATATCAAGGATGTCTATCTGATCCGGGATCGTCTGATGGCACAGGACGACATACATATCATGGAAGTTAAGGATTATATTGAACAGCCGAAGGGCAATGGTTATAGAAGCCTGCACATCATTATCCGCGTGCCGGTCTACTTTATGAACAAAAAGCAGATGGTGCCGGTCGAACTGCAGATCCGTACGCTTGCCATGGATCTCTGGGCGAGCTTGGAGCATGACATCAAGTACAAATCGCTTTATCAGGATGTCACGATGGATTTTTCGGATGAGTTAAAAGAATGCAGCCGCCTGATCTATGAGGCGGAGGAGAAGATGGAAGTCATGAATGCGGCGTTGGAGGAGTAA
- a CDS encoding UTP--glucose-1-phosphate uridylyltransferase: MKIWEDDNQKYIKAMMEKNTTEQNGELTKRLEKIDFSVLEHIERKETVNERGVFAPLDAVEVGEIEARGEEFKETGLKAIREGKVGAVLLAGGQGTRLGLDRPKGTLNIGIDRELYLFEQLLRNLMDVTDEAGVYVPLYIMTSNINHADTTAFFKEHDYFGYPKDYVKFFVQEMVPACDYEGRIYMESQTEVAMSPNGNGGWFSSMVNAGLLADIKTRGIEWINVFAVDNCLQRIADPKFVGATIAYGCESGAKVVRKAAPDERVGVLCTEDGKPSIAEYYEMTEEMATARKENGDLKYGFGVILNYLFSEKKLEQIADARMPIHVVEKKIPYMDVDGTFVKPEQPNGYKFETLVLDMVHMMDDCIPYEVVREKEFAPIKNLHGVDSLDSARELMKGCGIEL; the protein is encoded by the coding sequence ATGAAAATTTGGGAAGATGATAACCAGAAATACATCAAAGCGATGATGGAGAAAAATACCACGGAGCAGAATGGGGAGCTGACAAAGCGTTTAGAGAAAATCGATTTTTCTGTGTTAGAGCATATTGAAAGAAAAGAAACGGTCAATGAGCGGGGGGTATTTGCGCCGTTAGATGCCGTGGAAGTTGGCGAGATCGAGGCAAGGGGAGAAGAATTTAAAGAAACCGGCTTAAAGGCGATCCGTGAGGGAAAAGTCGGAGCCGTACTTTTAGCAGGTGGACAGGGAACCCGTCTCGGACTTGACAGACCGAAGGGTACGTTAAATATTGGAATTGACCGTGAATTATATTTGTTTGAGCAGTTACTGCGCAATCTGATGGACGTTACGGATGAGGCGGGAGTATATGTTCCTCTTTATATTATGACAAGTAACATCAATCATGCAGATACAACTGCATTTTTCAAGGAACATGATTATTTCGGTTATCCGAAAGACTATGTGAAGTTTTTTGTACAGGAAATGGTGCCGGCATGTGATTATGAGGGAAGAATTTATATGGAATCCCAGACCGAAGTTGCTATGTCACCAAATGGCAATGGAGGCTGGTTCTCATCCATGGTAAATGCGGGACTGCTCGCTGATATTAAAACAAGAGGTATCGAGTGGATCAATGTATTTGCAGTAGATAACTGCTTACAGCGCATCGCAGATCCGAAGTTTGTTGGTGCCACGATCGCTTATGGCTGTGAAAGCGGAGCAAAAGTGGTACGAAAAGCAGCACCGGATGAACGTGTCGGCGTACTTTGCACTGAAGATGGCAAACCTTCTATCGCAGAATACTATGAGATGACAGAAGAGATGGCAACAGCACGCAAGGAAAACGGTGATTTAAAATATGGTTTTGGTGTTATCTTAAATTATCTGTTTTCCGAAAAGAAACTGGAGCAGATCGCAGATGCAAGAATGCCGATTCATGTGGTAGAGAAAAAAATCCCATACATGGATGTGGACGGTACATTTGTGAAACCGGAGCAGCCAAACGGTTACAAATTTGAGACATTAGTACTTGATATGGTACACATGATGGATGATTGTATCCCTTATGAGGTAGTGCGTGAAAAAGAGTTTGCACCGATCAAAAACCTTCATGGTGTGGATTCCTTAGATTCCGCAAGAGAGCTGATGAAAGGCTGCGGTATCGAATTATAG
- a CDS encoding YitT family protein has translation MQKNLGKIKRTVEEYMVLTVATLILVVGVYVFKFPNNFSFGGVTGMAVVLGAILPTSPGNLTFIINMLLLVLGFIFLGKGFGVKTVYVSVLTSVGLSFAERVFPMDGPLTGQPVLELIYAIVLPAFSSAILFNIGASGGGTDIVAMILKKYTKLNIGAALFLVDLGIVIASCLVFDAQTGLCSLCGLLAKSLVVDNVIESINLCKYFTIVCNDPEPICDFITKKLNRSATVYQAEGAYQHNQKTVILTVMKRSQAVELRNFIRLNQPSAFIAITNSSEIIGKGFRGFN, from the coding sequence ATGCAGAAGAATCTTGGAAAGATCAAACGTACAGTGGAAGAGTATATGGTACTGACCGTTGCAACACTGATTCTTGTTGTAGGAGTATATGTGTTTAAATTTCCAAATAATTTTTCTTTTGGAGGAGTAACAGGTATGGCGGTCGTATTAGGTGCCATACTCCCAACATCACCGGGAAATCTTACTTTTATCATCAATATGCTGTTACTGGTACTTGGATTTATCTTCCTTGGAAAAGGATTTGGAGTTAAAACCGTTTATGTAAGCGTACTGACATCTGTGGGATTAAGTTTTGCTGAAAGAGTATTTCCAATGGATGGACCATTGACCGGACAGCCTGTATTAGAGCTTATCTATGCGATCGTATTACCGGCATTTTCGTCAGCAATCCTGTTTAATATCGGAGCATCCGGCGGTGGAACAGATATCGTGGCGATGATCTTAAAGAAATACACAAAGTTAAATATAGGTGCGGCATTGTTTTTGGTTGATCTTGGAATCGTCATTGCATCATGCCTCGTGTTTGATGCACAGACAGGTCTCTGTTCCCTGTGCGGACTTCTGGCAAAATCACTGGTAGTCGATAATGTGATCGAGAGTATTAACCTGTGTAAATATTTTACGATCGTCTGCAATGATCCGGAGCCGATCTGTGATTTTATCACGAAGAAACTGAACCGCAGTGCAACGGTTTATCAGGCAGAAGGTGCCTACCAGCACAATCAGAAAACAGTCATACTGACAGTCATGAAGCGAAGCCAGGCGGTGGAACTCCGTAATTTTATCCGGTTGAATCAGCCGTCTGCATTCATTGCGATCACAAACAGCAGCGAGATCATCGGAAAGGGATTCCGTGGTTTCAACTAA
- a CDS encoding hybrid sensor histidine kinase/response regulator, protein MLNKKNWTGFISHKYIWMPFVAGIFIVMICFGVFTGYDRTRVGKIADGTLDFMQSRVKQYDNYKNNDKVKSLYRLADKTLELSQRLEEENTDQETMIIRYMKDQRLDGVLVLDDKLNCVCQIGDAWEEKNFWQDEMKKPVVEDTLDYPQKAYITRLDKEGEVYDFAVVSQGNKKGLIAAYIKKDNCMEDNGDISFYSLFTGLTFEKNGIVAVTDGKQILSSNSEELLAVKSEEYQDIFIPDIDTGDEKKMIHLKSTGGCWYGESKQMGDYTLYVFFPTKSVFALRTKAVICVAVIYILCWMTFMLIRGYVAELNMRQTEKQYHIIRSVSSVFSVCMLFDLKKDTWEIIKASDRIKEIIGNEKSTAKMMKYFCKNAVAQQEWQKFLDFVNPDTISDRLVGKDYVNCKTESAKGEWFTVMLVPQHYDSQGNVEAALFLSRNITDEKMRELDYQKKLEKSVEQAEQANVAKTDFLRRMSHDIRTPINGIRGMVDICRYNIGNQKKQEECLDKIMLSSTFLMELVNDVLDMNKLESGQIRLEEKPFSIHEILKEVETVVGMAATEHGITLTVKMGEIIHENLLGSSLHIRQILQNIASNAVKYNKTNGKVVLECRELPSENEKAVFEFVCTDTGIGMSPEFQKHAFEPFAQEKTSARTSYAGTGLGLAIVKKLVEQMEGTIRFVSKPGEGTQFTIVIPFLVDRTMEKETEDEQGTDEKKGIKNDKILLVEDYEINMEIAKFVLENEGAKVKEAWNGKEAVDIFAASEPGEYDVILMDLMMPVMGGLEASQRIRMMSREDAKTIPIIAMTANAFADDEERSLSAGMDAHISKPLDAEQFIQVISDICRKRKNHIT, encoded by the coding sequence ATGCTGAATAAAAAAAATTGGACTGGGTTTATCTCACATAAATATATATGGATGCCGTTTGTGGCAGGTATTTTTATAGTAATGATATGTTTTGGCGTTTTTACCGGATATGACAGGACACGGGTCGGAAAAATCGCAGACGGGACGCTCGATTTCATGCAGAGCCGCGTGAAACAATATGATAATTACAAAAATAACGATAAAGTAAAGAGTCTTTACCGTCTGGCAGATAAGACACTGGAGCTTAGTCAGCGGCTGGAAGAGGAAAATACGGATCAGGAAACAATGATCATCCGCTATATGAAAGATCAGAGATTGGATGGAGTACTGGTATTAGATGACAAGTTAAATTGTGTGTGCCAGATTGGGGATGCGTGGGAAGAAAAAAACTTCTGGCAGGATGAGATGAAGAAACCAGTGGTAGAAGATACGCTGGATTATCCGCAAAAAGCATATATCACACGGCTGGATAAAGAGGGCGAAGTCTATGATTTTGCGGTGGTTTCCCAAGGAAATAAAAAAGGACTGATTGCTGCCTATATCAAAAAAGATAATTGCATGGAGGACAATGGTGACATATCCTTCTATTCGTTGTTTACAGGACTTACATTTGAGAAAAATGGAATTGTTGCGGTGACAGATGGAAAACAGATTTTAAGTTCCAATTCGGAGGAACTGCTCGCAGTAAAATCAGAAGAATATCAGGATATTTTTATCCCGGATATCGATACCGGGGATGAGAAAAAAATGATTCATTTAAAAAGCACGGGAGGATGCTGGTACGGAGAAAGCAAGCAGATGGGGGACTACACGTTATATGTTTTTTTTCCAACAAAATCTGTATTTGCACTGCGCACAAAAGCTGTAATCTGTGTGGCTGTAATCTACATACTGTGCTGGATGACGTTTATGCTGATCCGTGGATATGTGGCAGAGTTAAATATGCGTCAGACAGAAAAGCAATATCATATCATCCGTTCCGTCAGCAGTGTATTTTCCGTGTGTATGCTGTTTGATCTCAAAAAAGATACATGGGAAATTATCAAAGCATCTGATCGTATAAAGGAAATAATTGGCAATGAAAAGAGTACTGCAAAAATGATGAAGTACTTTTGTAAAAATGCGGTTGCGCAACAGGAGTGGCAGAAATTCCTTGATTTTGTGAATCCTGATACTATTTCAGACAGGCTGGTGGGAAAAGACTATGTTAACTGCAAAACGGAAAGCGCGAAAGGTGAATGGTTTACAGTCATGCTGGTGCCCCAGCATTATGATTCACAGGGAAATGTGGAAGCAGCACTTTTTCTGAGCAGAAATATCACAGACGAAAAGATGCGTGAGCTGGATTATCAGAAAAAACTGGAAAAGTCCGTAGAACAGGCAGAGCAGGCAAATGTTGCAAAAACAGATTTCCTGCGAAGAATGAGCCATGATATACGTACACCGATCAATGGCATACGCGGAATGGTGGATATTTGCCGGTATAATATCGGAAATCAGAAAAAACAGGAAGAATGTTTGGACAAGATCATGCTTTCGTCGACATTCCTGATGGAACTGGTCAATGATGTACTTGATATGAATAAATTGGAATCCGGTCAGATCAGACTTGAGGAAAAGCCATTTTCAATCCACGAAATATTAAAAGAAGTGGAAACGGTAGTCGGAATGGCTGCAACAGAGCATGGAATCACACTTACCGTAAAAATGGGAGAAATCATCCACGAAAATCTGCTTGGCAGTTCCCTTCATATCCGGCAGATATTACAGAATATTGCATCAAACGCAGTGAAATATAATAAAACAAATGGAAAAGTTGTTTTAGAGTGCAGGGAACTGCCGTCGGAAAATGAAAAAGCGGTGTTTGAATTTGTATGTACTGACACAGGGATTGGAATGAGTCCGGAATTTCAGAAACATGCATTTGAACCGTTTGCGCAGGAAAAGACTTCAGCGCGTACTTCCTATGCCGGGACCGGACTTGGGCTTGCGATTGTAAAAAAGCTGGTAGAACAGATGGAAGGCACGATTCGTTTTGTGAGTAAACCCGGAGAAGGAACACAGTTTACGATTGTGATACCATTTCTTGTGGATCGTACCATGGAAAAGGAAACAGAGGATGAACAGGGTACGGATGAGAAAAAGGGAATAAAAAATGATAAGATTCTTCTGGTGGAAGATTATGAGATAAACATGGAAATCGCTAAATTTGTTCTGGAAAATGAGGGGGCAAAGGTAAAAGAAGCCTGGAATGGAAAAGAAGCTGTCGATATATTTGCAGCATCAGAACCGGGCGAATATGATGTGATCCTGATGGATCTGATGATGCCTGTCATGGGAGGCTTAGAGGCATCACAGCGCATCCGGATGATGTCAAGAGAAGATGCAAAAACAATTCCGATCATTGCAATGACAGCAAATGCATTTGCGGATGATGAAGAAAGAAGTTTATCAGCCGGTATGGATGCACATATATCAAAACCATTAGATGCGGAACAGTTCATACAGGTGATCTCTGATATATGCAGAAAACGGAAAAATCATATTACATAA